GCGCCCGGGCGGGCGCCCCCGGTGGCGCCGCTGGGACTGGGTCGCCGGCGCGCCCGCGGAGTGGCACGACCTGGATCCGGCACGACCGCTCGTGGTCGAGGGCTGCGGATCCCTGACCCGGGCTGCCGCGGGCCTCGCCACGCACCGCATCTGGGTCGAGGCCGACGACGCCGTGCGCCGAGGTCGCGCCATCGCTCGCGACGGCGAGTCCTTCGCCGTGGAGTGGGAGCGCTGGGATGCGCAGTGGCGCGCGCACGTGGCCCGGGAGGATCCGCGCGCCCTGGCCGACGTCGTCGTCCGCACGGACGCCGTGGCGGCAGCCGGGTAGCCTGAGGCCATGACCGATTCCGCACCGTCCGACGTCCGCTACCTCGCCGTCTTCGCCGACGGCCCCCTCGAGGGAACCACCGAGACCCGCGTCCTCGTCGACGGCCAGCACGACGAGACCATCAGCACGATGTCCGCCGTCGAGGGCAAGGAGTCGCTCTTCCAGTACCGCGCCGGTGCCGTGTCCGAGATCGCGGGCGAGCAGCGCGTGACGTACACGTACGTGGTCGACGGCAGCGACGACGTCCTCGGCGAGGGCGACGACGAGTCCCTCGAGCTCTGATCCCCGCACCCCTCGGCGCCTGAGGCGCCGCCCACGACCCCGGCCCGCGATGCGGCACCCGGGGTCGTCGTGTGTCCGGGCGGAGCCTCGTCGGGCCGAGCCGAAGCCCACGCCCGGCAGAGGCTCGGGCCTGCCCGAGGTCCACGCCTGCCCGAGGCTCAGGCCCAGCCGAGCTCGTGCAGCCGGTCGTCGTCGATGCCGTGGAAGTGCGCGATCTCGTGCACGAGCGTCACGTGGACGAGGTCCCGTAGAGCGTCCATGTCCTCGGCCTCATGCAGGTGCGGCTCGCGGTAGACGACGATGCGGTCCGGCATCTCGCCGAACCCGTACTGCCCGCGCTCGGTCATGGCGACGCCGTCGTAGAGGCCGAGGAGGTCGAGCGTCCCGTCCTCGGGCCGGTCCTCGACGACGAAGACGACGTTGTCGAGCCCGTCCACCATCTCGTCCGGCAGGTCGTCGAGCTTGTCCACCACCAGTCGCTCGAAGTCGTCGGGGTCGAGGTGCAGCACGGACTCAGCCTCGCACAGGCGACGGGCGTCGGGCGTCGTCGGCGTGCGCGCGAAGCGGAAGGGCCGGGACCCTCTCGGATCCCGGCCCTTCCCGGTGGGGTGGACGACGGGGCTCGAACCCGCGACTTCCGGCTCCACAAGCCAGCGCTCTGCCAACTGAGCTACGCCCACCATGCGGCCGATCCCGCTCTCGCGGACGGCCATGACGAGGATACTACAGCCGCGAGGCCCAGGCGGACGTGACGTCCGCGGAGATGGCCTGGACGTCGTCGGTCGGGGGGCCGGGGGCCGGGACGAAGGCCGCGCGGCGGTAGTACTCGAGCTCGCGGATCGACTCGAGGATGTCGGCGAGGGCGCGGTGCCCGCCGTTCTTCTCGGGGGAGTTGAAGTAGATCCGCGGGAACCACTCCTTGGCGAGCACCTTGATGGAGGAGACGTCGACGCTGCGGTAGTGGAGGTGGGCGTCGACGCGGGGCATGTACTTCGCGAGGAACGCGCGGTCGGTGCCGATGGTGTTGCCCGCGATGGGGGCCTTGCCGCCGTTCGGCACGTGTTGCAGCAGGTACTCGAGCACCGCGAACTCGGCGTCGGCGAGGCTCACGCCCGCGGGGATCTCGTCGAGCAGCCCCGAGGAGCGGTGCATCTCGGTGACGAACTCGCCCATGTTGGCGAGCGCGG
This window of the Clavibacter sepedonicus genome carries:
- a CDS encoding nucleoside/nucleotide kinase family protein; this translates as MRPDAGERRPALVLVDGPSGSGKSTLADSLVRDGDADAGLPPGAQLLRLDDVYPGWDGLEAASRHLERHVLPGMRPGGRPRWRRWDWVAGAPAEWHDLDPARPLVVEGCGSLTRAAAGLATHRIWVEADDAVRRGRAIARDGESFAVEWERWDAQWRAHVAREDPRALADVVVRTDAVAAAG
- a CDS encoding metallopeptidase family protein; amino-acid sequence: MLHLDPDDFERLVVDKLDDLPDEMVDGLDNVVFVVEDRPEDGTLDLLGLYDGVAMTERGQYGFGEMPDRIVVYREPHLHEAEDMDALRDLVHVTLVHEIAHFHGIDDDRLHELGWA
- the orn gene encoding oligoribonuclease, which gives rise to MGNNADRLVWIDCEMTGLDLAIDELVEVAVVVTDFDLVPVDAGFTIVINPDPAALANMGEFVTEMHRSSGLLDEIPAGVSLADAEFAVLEYLLQHVPNGGKAPIAGNTIGTDRAFLAKYMPRVDAHLHYRSVDVSSIKVLAKEWFPRIYFNSPEKNGGHRALADILESIRELEYYRRAAFVPAPGPPTDDVQAISADVTSAWASRL